From a single Acidobacteriota bacterium genomic region:
- a CDS encoding DUF4391 domain-containing protein: protein MLFSYPQQSEFGRIVPKSKIYEHARPSAALRDKFVKQIDKIVWQYKLSPETVNLRAKKDVPEIEIFSITLRTPEVREEVLRCIDTAIPFPIVYELIFEGQIKTKAAFKRPSEGDSNKWVTDIYFESGWQKESARREVLPVALDLSLLYEQMLRRLMPVSRKAGEDIRAQVQRLSEIRSKENEAAKIEARMQKEKQFNRKVELNSILRELRTAIDKLERYAD, encoded by the coding sequence ATGTTATTCTCATATCCCCAACAATCAGAATTCGGACGCATTGTCCCGAAGAGTAAAATCTACGAACACGCACGGCCTTCAGCGGCGTTGCGTGATAAATTTGTAAAGCAGATAGACAAGATAGTCTGGCAATACAAGCTGTCGCCCGAAACGGTCAATCTCCGAGCAAAAAAGGATGTTCCCGAGATCGAGATTTTCTCGATTACGCTAAGAACCCCGGAGGTTCGGGAAGAGGTCTTACGTTGCATCGATACGGCAATACCATTCCCGATCGTCTATGAGCTAATTTTTGAGGGGCAGATTAAAACAAAGGCTGCTTTCAAACGTCCAAGCGAGGGTGACTCGAATAAATGGGTTACGGACATTTATTTTGAAAGCGGTTGGCAAAAGGAAAGTGCTCGACGAGAGGTTTTACCCGTCGCTCTGGATCTCAGCCTTTTATACGAACAGATGCTTCGTCGGTTGATGCCGGTTTCGAGAAAGGCTGGCGAGGATATAAGGGCACAGGTGCAACGGCTTTCTGAAATTCGGAGTAAAGAAAATGAGGCTGCGAAGATAGAAGCTCGAATGCAGAAGGAAAAGCAGTTCAATCGCAAGGTCGAGTTAAATAGCATCCTGCGAGAACTTCGAACGGCTATAGACAAACTGGAACGATATGCTGACTAA
- a CDS encoding DUF2779 domain-containing protein, whose translation MLTKSDFQRFLTCKNEYWLDHHFPEEKSEPSLDYQLRREAGYEVEGLATTLAGFKDRNDVTVDFGTEFQTDTLYAKADIVLTDKVTEEIEIYEVKSGTKAKEEYQIDLTFQCIVAEKAGFNLRKGHLIFLDNSYVFNGELDVQSLLTSSDETEFVSQNKGSIEQQIEIATAALDETEPAASLIGYCKANKLGCRFILRHYPDIPEYNVSNLFNAGSKKLNTLLTDSILNLTDIPTDFALTDREAAIVAVERSGQPYIDKETIKGEIDGLTFPLNFLDYESFNPAVPKFKSTRPYQQMVFQYSLHTIDEPGAETRHSYHLSRNDGRHPTEEIVERLHEDLNGRTGTIIIWSEGFEKTRNTEMGEMFPDYAPFLEKLNENVYDLRKVFSRRLYMRTLAFAVGTR comes from the coding sequence ATGCTGACTAAATCTGATTTTCAGAGATTCCTGACTTGCAAGAATGAGTACTGGCTTGACCACCATTTTCCTGAGGAGAAAAGTGAGCCGTCGCTCGATTATCAACTCCGCCGGGAAGCTGGTTATGAGGTTGAGGGTTTAGCTACGACTCTGGCCGGCTTCAAAGACCGCAATGATGTTACCGTCGACTTTGGTACGGAATTTCAGACCGACACCTTATACGCCAAGGCCGACATCGTACTTACCGATAAAGTTACCGAGGAGATTGAGATATATGAGGTCAAGTCTGGGACAAAGGCCAAAGAAGAGTATCAGATAGATCTGACTTTCCAGTGCATTGTGGCTGAAAAGGCTGGTTTTAACCTCAGAAAAGGTCACCTTATTTTTCTCGACAACTCATATGTATTCAATGGTGAGTTGGATGTTCAAAGCCTATTAACTAGCTCCGACGAGACTGAGTTCGTAAGCCAGAATAAAGGCTCCATAGAGCAGCAGATCGAGATCGCTACCGCAGCCTTGGACGAAACAGAGCCAGCCGCGAGTCTCATCGGATACTGCAAAGCCAATAAGCTAGGTTGCCGGTTCATTTTGAGGCATTATCCAGACATTCCCGAATACAACGTCTCCAATCTCTTCAATGCTGGTTCGAAGAAACTTAACACACTCCTAACAGATAGCATATTAAATCTCACTGACATACCAACTGACTTTGCCTTGACCGATCGTGAGGCGGCGATAGTTGCAGTCGAGCGTTCCGGACAGCCATATATCGATAAGGAAACTATCAAAGGCGAGATCGACGGTCTCACGTTTCCGTTAAATTTTCTTGACTACGAGAGCTTCAATCCCGCGGTGCCGAAGTTTAAGAGCACTCGACCTTACCAGCAAATGGTGTTTCAGTATTCCCTCCACACAATCGATGAGCCGGGAGCCGAAACAAGGCATTCATATCATCTATCGAGAAATGATGGGCGCCATCCTACAGAGGAGATTGTCGAGCGTCTTCACGAAGATCTTAATGGACGAACTGGCACCATTATTATTTGGAGCGAAGGCTTTGAAAAAACACGCAATACAGAAATGGGTGAGATGTTTCCCGACTATGCTCCGTTTCTAGAAAAGCTTAATGAGAATGTTTACGACCTTCGAAAGGTATTCTCGCGACGTCTATATATGCGCACCCTCGCTTTCGCGGTCGGGACTCGATAA